A stretch of the Ischnura elegans chromosome 5, ioIscEleg1.1, whole genome shotgun sequence genome encodes the following:
- the LOC124158475 gene encoding retinoid-inducible serine carboxypeptidase-like — MASITLLVVLLISLVSVAVPQSSGNEEWGYVEVRPGANMFWWLYKTTAGRSSKEVRAPTDRPLVIWLQGGPGAGSTGYGNFQEIGPMDEFFRPRNSSWVNYVNVLFIDNPVGTGYSYVTSSDLYTTNNAEIAADLLSFMKEFLSKNPEWQNVPLYIFSESYGGKMAAEFGLSLYKAKQAGEIQVNIKGVTLGDSWISPIDSVMTWAPFLLNCGVVDQNGYEAINSAAESTKNDVEQQNWEQATNDWSYTESVVLQETDNVDFYNILYKIPASALRKNKMAPKMMTRKDYESLLFQNHVRKSANDQLDNIMNGQIREKLGIPSGVYWGGQSGDVFSALYGDFMRPVTSVVEELLDTTNLQVAVLTGQLDLIVDTPGTLKWVNNLQWSGSGSWQSASRNPVVAGGYIEGFSKKYDQLSMYWVLRAGHMIPTDNPNGGIEVLRQITKFA, encoded by the exons ATGGCGTCCATTACTCTTTTGGTGGTTCTTCTAATTTCTCTGGTCTCTGTAGCTG TGCCTCAGAGTAGCGGCAATGAGGAGTGGGGCTATGTTGAAGTACGCCCTGGGGCGAACATGTTTTGGTGGTTGTACAAAACAACTGCTGGTCGATCTAGCAAGGAAGTGAGAGCACCCACCGATCGTCCGTTAGTTATATGGCTTCAAGGAGGTCCTGGAGCAGGCTCAACTGGATATGGGAATTTCCAGGAAATTGGTCCAATGGATGAATTCTTCAGGCCACGCAATTCCTCATGG gtCAACTATGTAAACGTTTTATTCATTGATAATCCTGTTGGTACCGGGTACAGTTATGTCACTAGTTCTGAtctttacactacaaataatgcTGAAATAGCTGCAGATCTTTTGAGCTTCATGAAAGAGTTTCTGAGCAAGAATCCTGAGTGGCAAAATGTTCCCTTATACATATTTTCCGAGTCTTATGGAGGAAAGATGGCTGCTGAATTTGGTTTAAGTCTGTATAAG gcaAAGCAAGCAGGTGAAATACAGGTCAACATAAAAGGTGTGACCTTAGGTGACTCCTGGATTTCACCCATTGACTCAGTCATGACCTGGGCTCCATTTTTGCTGAACTGT GGAGTAGTTGATCAAAATGGATATGAAGCTATAAACAGTGCTGCAGAATCGACAAAAAATGATGTTGAACAACAAAACTGGGAGCAAGCCACTAATGATTGGAGCTACACTGAATCTGTTGTATTGCAAGAAACAGATAATGTCGACTTCTACAACATTTTGTATAAAATCCCTGCCTCTGctctgaggaaaaataaaatggcacCAAAAATGATGACTAGAAAGGATTATGAAA GCTTATTATTCCAAAATCATGTGAGAAAGAGTGCTAATgatcaacttgataacataatGAATGGACAAATCAGGGAAAAGCTGGGCATTCCATCAGGCGTGTACTGGGGTGGACAATCGGGTGATGTCTTCTCTGCCTTGTACGGTGACTTCATGAGGCCCGTTACTTCTGTTG TCGAGGAGTTATTGGACACCACGAATTTGCAAGTGGCTGTTCTTACTGGACAACTAGACTTAATAGTTGACACTCCAG gaACTTTAAAATGGGTCAATAACCTGCAGTGGTCTGGAAGTGGAAGCTGGCAGTCTGCCTCCCGGAATCCTGTTGTAGCTGGAGGTTATATTGAgggattttcaaagaaatatgaCCAGTTGTCTATGTATTGGGTGCTTCGTGCTGGTCACATG ATTCCCACAGACAACCCGAATGGCGGCATTGAGGTTCTGCGTCAAATTACTAAGTTTGCCTAA